A genome region from Labilibaculum antarcticum includes the following:
- a CDS encoding RnfABCDGE type electron transport complex subunit G → MAAKKESTFINMVLVLFIITLIASAALGAVYEITKEPIAKAKLEKKLNAIKEVVPDFTNNPSDEMYKVGVNDKDTLEFYPAKKDGKLVGTAVKTFTTNGFSGYIWLMVGFEPDGTIHNYSVLEHKETPGLGSKMTNWFKPTDPAKAKASVLDKNPGATNFTVSKDGGDIDAITAATISSRAFLDAVQTAYKEYMKNQKEGGNSNE, encoded by the coding sequence ATGGCTGCGAAAAAAGAATCTACATTTATAAATATGGTGTTGGTGTTGTTTATAATAACACTAATAGCCTCTGCTGCTTTGGGTGCGGTATACGAAATTACCAAAGAACCAATTGCTAAAGCAAAATTGGAGAAAAAACTGAATGCCATAAAAGAAGTTGTTCCTGACTTTACGAACAATCCCAGTGATGAGATGTACAAAGTTGGTGTAAACGACAAAGATACTCTGGAATTTTATCCTGCTAAAAAGGATGGAAAATTAGTAGGTACTGCTGTTAAAACTTTTACTACGAATGGCTTTTCAGGATATATATGGCTTATGGTTGGATTTGAACCAGACGGGACCATTCACAACTATTCGGTATTGGAACACAAGGAAACACCTGGTTTGGGCTCAAAAATGACAAATTGGTTTAAACCTACCGATCCTGCCAAAGCAAAAGCAAGTGTTCTTGATAAAAACCCAGGAGCAACAAACTTTACAGTCAGTAAAGATGGTGGCGATATTGATGCCATTACTGCTGCGACCATCAGCTCCAGAGCTTTTTTAGATGCTGTTCAAACAGCCTATAAAGAGTACATGAAAAATCAAAAAGAAGGAGGAAATAGTAATGAATAA
- a CDS encoding RnfABCDGE type electron transport complex subunit E: protein MQNFTKGFFKENAVFVLLLGMCPTLGVTSSAINGLGMGLATSFVLIMSNMVISMVSSQIPEKVKIPSFIVIIAAFVTIISFLMEAYTPALHAQLGVFIPLIVVNCIVLGRAEAFASKNKILPSILDGAGMGLGFSMALTLLGSVRELLGSGKVFGISIFSDTYGMLIFVLAPGAFIALGYLIAIINRIKKA, encoded by the coding sequence ATGCAAAATTTCACCAAAGGATTCTTTAAGGAGAATGCCGTATTCGTTTTATTGCTGGGTATGTGTCCAACACTTGGAGTAACCTCTTCGGCGATCAATGGGCTGGGAATGGGCTTGGCTACATCTTTTGTTTTGATCATGTCCAACATGGTAATTTCAATGGTAAGTTCTCAGATTCCTGAGAAAGTAAAAATACCTTCTTTCATTGTTATCATTGCTGCATTTGTTACTATTATTAGTTTTCTAATGGAGGCATACACTCCAGCATTGCATGCACAATTGGGCGTATTTATTCCCCTTATCGTTGTAAACTGTATTGTATTGGGGCGTGCCGAAGCATTTGCTTCTAAAAACAAAATATTGCCTTCAATATTGGACGGAGCTGGAATGGGATTAGGATTTTCAATGGCCTTAACACTTTTAGGATCTGTTCGTGAACTATTAGGAAGTGGAAAAGTTTTTGGTATTTCTATATTTAGTGATACTTACGGCATGCTAATTTTTGTATTAGCCCCTGGCGCTTTCATTGCATTAGGATATCTTATTGCTATTATTAACCGCATTAAAAAAGCCTAA
- the rsxA gene encoding electron transport complex subunit RsxA, whose product MNYIIIIISAIFVNNVVLAQFLGICPFLGVSKKVSTAVGMSSAVTFVMILATIVTYLLQKYILDPFGIGFMQTITFILIIAALVQLVEIILKKVSPAMYQALGVFLPLITTNCAILGVAILTIQKDYDLLEAVVFSGSTAIGFGLALVIFAGLREHLDLVDLPKGIKGTPAALIVAGLLAMAFMGFTGIV is encoded by the coding sequence ATGAATTATATTATAATTATTATATCTGCCATATTCGTAAACAACGTTGTTTTGGCTCAATTCCTAGGAATTTGTCCATTTCTAGGAGTATCGAAGAAAGTATCAACAGCAGTAGGTATGTCAAGTGCCGTTACTTTTGTAATGATTCTGGCTACTATTGTAACTTATCTGCTTCAAAAATATATATTGGACCCTTTCGGTATTGGTTTTATGCAAACCATCACCTTTATCCTGATTATTGCAGCTTTGGTGCAGTTGGTTGAGATCATCCTTAAAAAGGTTAGTCCGGCAATGTACCAGGCATTGGGTGTTTTTCTTCCATTAATTACAACCAACTGTGCAATCCTGGGTGTTGCTATTTTAACAATTCAGAAAGACTATGATCTACTAGAAGCGGTTGTTTTCTCAGGATCTACGGCTATCGGTTTCGGTCTTGCTTTGGTTATATTCGCAGGCCTTCGCGAACACCTTGATCTTGTTGATTTGCCAAAAGGCATAAAAGGAACTCCCGCAGCCTTAATTGTTGCAGGACTCTTAGCAATGGCTTTTATGGGATTTACAGGTATTGTATAA
- a CDS encoding ATP-binding protein — MLNKMKFRTRVLAGFGLILLFTVSFVILSILQVKDLRNESEFIYTHTYTVSNSVRDINTYIQTMESAMKDVLLAKTQQQFDQAIDTINLYHIKAMTQFDTVFNRFLGDKRDVGIAYHTFIEWEELRNQIIDLKVSGKEISAKKMVDGIAAEHLNKLKEKTKVMTDFAENQANSIYKEATATHTRKLYLFTIISILIVLASVLITYVVSESISRPIRKFIYKAQAIYQGQGNDSRRISEEQLLDHSVTELTQTYAKLQSEIKERERGEDTIRVQYQEIHDYSEKLRLFNEKLEERVIERTTALAVSEEKYRNLINGSNDIILVNEYLGDGTSKLIEANDTSCVVLGYTRDELFKLSPANYIEDLPDNYIVDSIKRLTREKQFTHEQIFISKYGKQTPMETVCQLVTLQGKHVILSTSRDITERKHAQQAVVESERRLKKMIHQSPLPIVITDVKQNIEYFNDKFIELFEYTLDDIITADDWYKSCFPERNYRDEVKQTWKEAIAKAKLENTDIAKQEFHMTIKNGETRHCEFFMVPFDTSSMIIINDISKIISTQKELVKAKEKAEESDHLKSAFLANMSHEIRTPMNGIIGFADMLRRPDRTPAQSDTYINIIYKSSNQLLKIINDILDISKLDSGQTFMKESKCFLNVILDELHSQFTRDNSSYDGIEFIVNKTLSNEETLVLTEERKLRQILSNLLNNAFKFTSAGSIEYGYHLIENNFLEFYVKDTGIGIPKEKQEIIFERFRQVEETFSRKYGGTGLGLAISKGFVELMGGQIRMETAEDNGTTFYFTIPYKPVGTSVATVKKTKKKGYKWDDKLILVVEDDVTNFKCIEAALKPTKVKILHTISGNKAIELSLRNPTINLVLMDLILPDINGLEATQSIKKMRDNLPIIAQTANAFREDRDKSIAAGCDDFIAKPFDENKLLATINKYLINGTKVSANSPNKSIIQ; from the coding sequence ATGCTAAATAAAATGAAATTCCGCACTAGAGTGCTTGCCGGATTCGGTTTAATACTACTGTTTACGGTATCATTTGTTATCCTCTCTATTCTCCAGGTAAAAGATCTTCGCAACGAATCAGAATTCATTTATACTCACACTTATACGGTAAGCAACTCTGTTCGTGATATAAATACATATATCCAAACCATGGAAAGTGCCATGAAGGATGTACTTCTAGCCAAAACACAACAACAGTTCGATCAGGCCATTGATACAATTAATTTATATCACATAAAAGCAATGACCCAATTCGACACCGTTTTTAATCGTTTTTTGGGCGATAAACGCGATGTTGGAATTGCCTACCATACTTTTATAGAATGGGAAGAACTTCGTAATCAGATAATCGATTTAAAAGTTAGTGGCAAAGAAATTAGTGCCAAAAAAATGGTTGATGGAATTGCTGCCGAACACCTCAATAAATTAAAAGAAAAAACAAAGGTGATGACTGATTTTGCCGAGAATCAGGCTAATTCAATATATAAAGAAGCAACTGCAACTCACACGAGAAAACTATATCTGTTTACCATTATATCAATTTTAATCGTACTTGCCAGTGTGTTAATCACCTATGTAGTTTCGGAAAGTATTTCCAGACCAATTAGAAAATTCATTTATAAGGCACAGGCTATCTATCAAGGACAAGGAAATGATTCACGACGCATTAGTGAAGAACAACTATTGGATCATTCCGTGACAGAATTGACGCAAACCTATGCAAAACTTCAGAGTGAAATTAAGGAGCGAGAGCGCGGAGAGGATACTATTCGGGTGCAGTACCAGGAAATTCACGATTATTCGGAAAAACTAAGACTCTTTAATGAAAAATTGGAAGAGCGGGTAATTGAACGAACAACAGCTTTAGCCGTAAGTGAAGAAAAATACCGTAACCTAATTAATGGAAGCAACGACATTATTTTAGTCAATGAATATCTTGGCGATGGCACCTCAAAATTAATAGAGGCGAATGATACGTCTTGCGTGGTGCTTGGTTACACCAGAGATGAACTTTTTAAACTTTCGCCTGCTAATTATATTGAAGATCTTCCGGATAATTATATAGTTGATTCAATAAAAAGACTAACTCGGGAAAAACAATTTACTCACGAACAAATCTTTATTTCGAAGTATGGGAAACAAACCCCAATGGAAACTGTTTGTCAGCTTGTTACACTTCAGGGAAAACATGTAATCTTATCAACATCAAGAGATATTACGGAACGTAAACATGCACAACAGGCAGTTGTGGAGAGTGAGCGAAGGCTGAAAAAAATGATTCATCAGTCTCCCCTTCCAATTGTTATTACCGATGTAAAACAAAATATTGAATACTTTAACGATAAGTTTATTGAGTTATTTGAATACACTTTAGATGATATCATAACTGCAGATGATTGGTATAAATCCTGTTTTCCTGAGCGAAATTATCGCGATGAAGTAAAACAAACCTGGAAGGAAGCTATAGCTAAGGCTAAACTGGAAAATACCGACATAGCAAAACAGGAATTTCACATGACGATAAAAAATGGCGAAACCCGTCATTGTGAATTCTTTATGGTGCCATTCGACACTTCTTCAATGATTATTATCAATGATATTTCTAAAATTATATCCACACAAAAAGAATTGGTGAAAGCCAAAGAAAAAGCGGAAGAAAGTGATCATCTGAAGTCTGCCTTTCTTGCCAATATGTCGCACGAAATTAGAACTCCAATGAATGGTATTATTGGATTTGCTGATATGCTTCGCAGACCCGATAGAACACCAGCTCAAAGCGATACTTACATTAATATTATTTACAAAAGCTCGAATCAACTTCTCAAAATTATAAATGATATTCTTGATATTTCGAAACTGGATTCCGGTCAAACCTTTATGAAGGAATCAAAATGCTTTTTGAATGTTATCCTAGATGAACTGCACTCACAATTCACCAGAGATAACAGTTCATACGATGGAATTGAATTCATAGTTAACAAGACGCTTTCAAATGAAGAAACACTTGTGCTTACGGAAGAGAGAAAATTACGACAAATACTTTCTAACCTACTTAATAACGCATTTAAATTTACTTCTGCCGGCTCTATCGAATATGGATATCATTTAATTGAAAATAATTTCTTAGAATTCTATGTTAAGGATACCGGGATTGGAATCCCTAAAGAAAAGCAAGAAATTATATTTGAGCGTTTCCGACAAGTTGAAGAAACTTTTTCCCGTAAATATGGTGGCACAGGACTGGGCTTAGCAATTTCGAAAGGCTTTGTTGAATTAATGGGCGGACAAATAAGAATGGAAACCGCTGAAGACAATGGAACGACCTTTTACTTCACGATACCCTACAAGCCTGTAGGTACAAGTGTAGCAACAGTAAAAAAGACGAAAAAAAAAGGCTACAAATGGGATGATAAACTAATTCTGGTTGTAGAAGATGATGTAACCAACTTCAAGTGCATAGAGGCAGCTCTAAAGCCCACAAAAGTTAAAATATTACATACGATATCAGGCAATAAGGCTATTGAATTAAGTCTGCGGAACCCAACGATTAATCTGGTGTTAATGGATTTAATATTGCCGGATATAAATGGCTTGGAAGCAACTCAATCCATAAAAAAGATGAGAGATAATCTTCCAATAATTGCTCAAACAGCAAATGCTTTTAGAGAAGATCGAGATAAGAGTATTGCGGCAGGATGTGATGATTTTATCGCAAAGCCATTTGATGAAAATAAATTGCTGGCTACAATTAATAAATACCTTATAAATGGGACGAAAGTAAGCGCTAATTCACCAAACAAGAGTATAATTCAGTAG
- a CDS encoding adenylate/guanylate cyclase domain-containing protein: MQNITNVLWSGIIAGIIWGVIFKLAKSIRNQITTYFLSITVSLLVNVSSAYLLIYCMYHMGELFPIDDFPATFPQLLSLYHSQLFYAILVYFFIVGSLIEIFHEIDRKLGKGVLLKFLLGRYYKPKEEKRIFLFMDLKSSTYYAEKLGHFKYSRLIQDCFKDISDAVRDNQAQIYQYVGDEVVLTWKINDGVKKMRCLQVFYDFLDILEKKKKYYQKTYGMVPIFKAGVHSGKVMVAEVGELKSEIAYHGDAINTASRIQGLCNSYESRLLISGDLLIELNKKNAKVDGYTYLGAVLLTGKKIPTELYSCLVN; this comes from the coding sequence ATGCAAAATATTACAAATGTATTGTGGTCTGGTATTATTGCAGGAATAATTTGGGGCGTGATATTTAAATTGGCAAAATCTATTCGCAATCAAATAACTACTTATTTTCTTTCAATAACAGTTAGTTTATTGGTAAATGTTAGCAGTGCCTATTTGCTGATTTATTGTATGTATCATATGGGGGAATTATTTCCAATAGATGATTTTCCGGCAACCTTTCCTCAATTATTGTCTTTGTATCACTCCCAGTTATTTTACGCCATATTGGTCTACTTTTTTATAGTAGGTAGCTTAATTGAAATTTTCCACGAAATAGATCGGAAATTGGGTAAAGGAGTTCTATTGAAATTCTTGTTGGGAAGATACTACAAGCCAAAAGAAGAGAAGCGAATTTTTCTGTTTATGGATCTTAAATCTTCTACTTATTACGCCGAAAAGTTAGGACATTTTAAATACAGTAGACTCATTCAGGACTGTTTTAAGGATATTTCGGATGCTGTTCGAGATAATCAAGCTCAGATATATCAGTATGTTGGTGATGAGGTTGTGTTAACGTGGAAAATAAATGATGGAGTAAAAAAAATGAGATGTCTGCAGGTTTTTTATGACTTTTTGGATATTCTGGAGAAGAAAAAGAAATATTATCAAAAGACTTATGGAATGGTGCCGATTTTTAAGGCCGGAGTGCATTCAGGTAAAGTTATGGTAGCAGAAGTTGGAGAGTTAAAATCCGAAATTGCTTATCATGGCGATGCCATAAACACTGCTTCAAGAATACAAGGTCTATGTAATTCTTACGAATCACGGCTACTAATTTCCGGAGATCTGCTGATAGAATTAAATAAGAAGAACGCGAAGGTTGATGGATATACTTATTTGGGGGCAGTATTATTAACTGGAAAAAAAATACCTACTGAATTATACTCTTGTTTGGTGAATTAG
- a CDS encoding TolC family protein, which yields MKNKILSFLIFSLIAFQGLAQKLTLDESRSLALEYNQKIKIADQMIAENESNVRFVFTQFLPNLKASGSYNYYHDIDDISLAGSFLPTANSLAEAQQGTFSGTSDVYFPGFNVEMGNIDFVSASLTLSQPIYLGGKIRSSYQMTKMGKEIAVYNRALQSSDVLLETDQAYWNLVSINEKENLAGKYVKLLSALVRDLQNAFDLEITTKNELLKAQVQLNKAKLDLFKVHNFQVLSKMSLCQVIGKDLRSEIVATDTTIAISQIAIGADYMQKALQQRPELLMLGKQVEISQEQVKHTQADYLPQLGVGASYSSISSIGDLVGSMNFLAVQANLSVPIFHWQERKHKVASARFRSKQKELEMERTRDLISLDVQQSYFKLQEAYQQIQLAKVSMDQANENLDITQNSFHEGLANTTELLDAQAFWQGAHSELIDSEINYKLKEISFLKSIGELAI from the coding sequence ATGAAAAATAAAATACTTAGTTTTTTGATCTTTTCCCTGATTGCTTTTCAGGGATTAGCTCAAAAATTGACATTGGACGAGAGTCGTTCTTTGGCATTAGAATACAATCAGAAAATAAAAATTGCCGATCAGATGATTGCAGAAAATGAGTCGAATGTTCGATTTGTATTCACTCAGTTTTTGCCAAATTTAAAAGCAAGTGGGTCTTACAATTATTATCATGATATAGATGATATTAGTTTGGCGGGTTCGTTTTTGCCAACAGCCAATAGCTTGGCTGAAGCACAGCAGGGAACTTTTAGCGGAACAAGCGATGTTTATTTTCCCGGATTTAATGTGGAAATGGGGAATATTGATTTCGTTTCGGCTAGTTTAACTCTCTCTCAACCAATCTATTTAGGGGGTAAAATCAGAAGTTCCTATCAAATGACCAAGATGGGAAAAGAGATTGCTGTTTATAACAGAGCTTTGCAGTCGTCAGATGTTTTGTTAGAAACTGATCAGGCGTATTGGAATCTTGTTTCAATAAATGAAAAAGAGAATTTAGCGGGTAAGTATGTCAAGTTACTTTCAGCTTTGGTTCGGGATCTGCAAAATGCATTCGATTTAGAAATCACAACAAAAAATGAGTTGCTAAAAGCTCAGGTTCAGTTGAATAAAGCAAAATTGGATTTATTTAAAGTTCATAACTTTCAGGTTTTATCAAAAATGTCTTTATGTCAGGTTATTGGGAAGGATTTGAGAAGTGAGATTGTTGCTACTGATACAACAATTGCAATTTCGCAGATTGCAATTGGTGCTGATTATATGCAAAAAGCTTTGCAACAACGGCCAGAACTTTTAATGTTGGGAAAACAAGTTGAAATTTCTCAAGAGCAGGTGAAACATACTCAAGCAGATTATTTGCCTCAACTGGGAGTTGGTGCATCATATAGCAGCATAAGTAGTATTGGGGATTTAGTGGGATCCATGAATTTTTTGGCGGTACAAGCTAACTTGTCCGTTCCTATTTTTCATTGGCAGGAACGTAAGCATAAAGTGGCGTCTGCACGATTTAGAAGCAAACAAAAGGAATTGGAAATGGAACGTACCAGAGATTTAATTAGTCTGGATGTACAGCAGTCCTATTTTAAATTGCAGGAGGCATATCAACAAATCCAACTGGCAAAAGTTTCAATGGATCAAGCCAATGAAAATTTGGATATTACCCAGAATAGTTTTCACGAAGGTTTAGCAAACACGACAGAACTATTGGATGCTCAAGCTTTTTGGCAAGGTGCACATAGTGAGCTTATTGATTCCGAAATTAATTATAAGCTTAAGGAAATTAGCTTCTTAAAATCGATAGGAGAATTAGCAATTTAA
- a CDS encoding efflux RND transporter permease subunit, whose amino-acid sequence MSFTGAVLNQRKVLLFVLIAIVFGGVVSFLKMSKLEDAEISIKSALVITQYPGASPHEVELRVTDVLETAIQSMDNVDFIESRSMAGYSEITVHIESSVVTSLLPQVWDILRRKVTDASVYLPTGGSHPMVFDDFGDVYGIFLAISGDGFSNEELKDYSQYMKRELLLVPGVKRITLFGEQQSCVNIEVSQEKMAFLGIHPYKIAQILDSQNKIVDPGTFKVGSSRVRIASDGSFHELDDLKNLLISGKGKNAVHLKDIASVTKDYYTPYTNKMKYNQAPAIGLAMAMEKGGNVIELGEQVQSKIDALMVNVPVGINVNKVFYQPERVSVAIEQFMINLIESVLIVVIVLLLAMGFRTGLLIGSGLIFTILGTFILMLSFDIALQRVSLAAIIIAMGMLVDNAIVIADGILVDLKKGVRRADAMTRTAKQTAMPLLGATLVAILAFLPIYLSPDSTGEFCASLFQVIAISLSISWLLALTQTPYFCDLFLKGKKYAKNDEDVDPYGGKVYQHFRHFVKYSLRHKTAIIVFMVLVFVSSIFAFKNVEQLFMPNLAYNQFIVEYFLPVGSDIENVEKDLSNIEAYLQKQEDVLNVTTSLGATPARYTLVRPFTLTNSNYGELIIDTKDYETTKRFGKELQEYLNANYYWARARVKYYSPIFAEYMIEAKFSGPDPKVLRELSDQAEKMMESEPTAIKVTNNWKNPVKVWNPDFSQAQSMVTNISRLDVSNALACATNGLPIGRFYQGDDMMPIILKTKAKEENYIEALENTPVWGNAAHSIPLRQVVSDINIGFENPMIKRYNRRRAIKAQCDPAPGYNAPDTFKNLRAKIEAIPLPEGYDFEWLGEHKSSTDANDNINKFLPLAFLLIVIIIVMLFNNFRQPIIILSILPLAFIGVSYGLLLTGKPFGFMPVLGTLGLMGMMIKNGVVLLDQINMDIKEGKDMLVAIIDSAVSRMRPVLMASFTTILGMIPLISDELFGGMAVAIMFGLLIGSLITLIVIPVLFAIFYRVSTKNVMDL is encoded by the coding sequence ATGAGTTTTACAGGTGCTGTGCTAAATCAGCGGAAAGTATTACTTTTTGTATTGATTGCGATTGTATTTGGAGGAGTTGTATCCTTCCTAAAAATGTCAAAGCTTGAAGATGCTGAAATTAGCATAAAATCAGCTTTAGTTATTACTCAATATCCGGGGGCTTCTCCACATGAAGTAGAATTGCGTGTTACTGATGTTTTGGAAACTGCAATTCAATCTATGGATAATGTTGATTTTATTGAGTCCAGATCGATGGCTGGATATTCTGAAATTACTGTTCATATTGAATCTTCGGTAGTTACAAGTTTGTTACCTCAAGTTTGGGATATTTTGAGAAGAAAAGTAACTGATGCAAGCGTTTATTTACCAACAGGGGGATCACATCCAATGGTATTTGATGATTTTGGAGATGTTTACGGTATTTTTCTTGCTATAAGCGGTGATGGTTTTTCGAATGAGGAATTGAAGGATTATTCACAATACATGAAAAGAGAACTTCTTTTGGTGCCGGGAGTGAAACGAATTACCTTATTTGGAGAACAACAATCATGCGTTAATATTGAGGTATCGCAGGAGAAAATGGCTTTTTTGGGTATTCATCCCTATAAAATAGCTCAAATTCTGGATAGTCAGAATAAAATTGTTGATCCGGGAACTTTTAAGGTCGGGAGTAGTCGGGTAAGAATTGCATCTGATGGTAGTTTTCATGAGCTTGATGATTTAAAGAATTTGTTGATTTCCGGGAAAGGTAAGAATGCTGTTCACCTTAAAGATATTGCAAGTGTAACGAAAGATTACTATACGCCCTACACCAATAAAATGAAATACAATCAAGCTCCTGCCATTGGTTTGGCAATGGCTATGGAAAAGGGAGGGAATGTAATTGAATTGGGCGAGCAGGTTCAATCCAAAATTGATGCGTTAATGGTAAATGTACCTGTAGGTATCAATGTGAATAAAGTCTTTTATCAGCCTGAACGTGTTAGTGTTGCTATTGAGCAATTTATGATAAATTTAATTGAATCCGTTTTAATCGTGGTGATTGTATTGCTGCTGGCAATGGGATTTAGAACGGGTTTATTGATTGGTAGTGGCTTAATATTTACGATTCTTGGTACGTTTATTTTAATGCTAAGTTTTGATATTGCATTGCAACGAGTAAGTTTGGCCGCTATTATTATTGCGATGGGAATGTTAGTGGACAATGCCATTGTTATTGCCGATGGTATTTTAGTAGATCTGAAAAAGGGAGTCAGGCGTGCTGATGCTATGACAAGAACAGCTAAGCAAACTGCTATGCCATTGCTTGGTGCTACACTGGTTGCTATTCTTGCATTTTTGCCAATTTATTTATCACCGGATAGCACTGGAGAATTTTGTGCAAGTTTGTTTCAGGTAATCGCAATTTCATTGTCGATAAGTTGGTTGTTAGCCTTAACGCAAACACCATATTTTTGTGATTTGTTCCTTAAGGGGAAAAAATATGCCAAAAACGATGAGGATGTTGATCCTTACGGAGGTAAAGTTTACCAGCACTTTCGTCATTTCGTAAAATATTCCTTACGACATAAAACGGCAATAATTGTATTCATGGTATTGGTATTTGTTTCCTCAATTTTTGCTTTTAAAAACGTGGAGCAACTGTTCATGCCAAATCTTGCATACAATCAGTTTATTGTCGAGTATTTTTTACCTGTAGGTTCGGATATTGAAAATGTTGAAAAAGATTTATCAAACATTGAAGCATATTTGCAAAAACAGGAAGATGTTTTAAATGTAACAACCAGTTTAGGTGCAACTCCTGCCAGATATACACTGGTTCGTCCTTTTACACTTACTAATTCTAATTACGGTGAATTAATAATTGATACGAAGGATTATGAAACAACAAAGAGATTTGGAAAAGAGCTGCAGGAATATTTGAATGCCAATTATTACTGGGCGAGAGCCAGAGTAAAATATTATTCTCCAATATTTGCAGAGTACATGATTGAGGCGAAGTTTTCCGGACCCGACCCAAAAGTATTACGGGAACTGTCTGATCAGGCGGAAAAAATGATGGAGTCGGAGCCAACAGCAATAAAGGTGACTAACAATTGGAAAAATCCTGTGAAGGTTTGGAATCCAGATTTCTCACAAGCACAATCAATGGTTACTAATATTTCCCGACTAGATGTATCGAATGCTTTGGCATGTGCAACGAATGGTCTGCCAATTGGACGTTTTTACCAAGGGGATGATATGATGCCGATCATTTTGAAAACAAAGGCTAAGGAAGAGAACTATATCGAAGCTTTGGAAAACACGCCTGTTTGGGGTAATGCTGCGCACAGTATTCCTCTTCGTCAGGTAGTTTCTGATATTAATATTGGTTTTGAAAATCCGATGATTAAGCGTTACAACCGGCGAAGAGCAATTAAGGCTCAATGCGATCCGGCACCAGGCTATAATGCACCAGATACATTTAAGAATCTTCGGGCAAAAATTGAAGCGATTCCATTACCTGAAGGTTATGATTTTGAATGGCTGGGAGAGCATAAATCGAGTACTGATGCAAATGATAATATCAATAAATTTTTGCCACTTGCATTCCTGCTAATTGTAATTATTATTGTGATGTTGTTTAATAATTTCAGACAACCGATTATTATTCTGTCGATTCTTCCGCTTGCATTTATTGGTGTAAGTTATGGATTGTTACTAACGGGTAAACCTTTCGGCTTTATGCCGGTATTAGGAACGTTGGGTTTAATGGGAATGATGATTAAAAATGGTGTTGTCTTACTCGATCAGATCAATATGGATATAAAAGAAGGAAAGGATATGCTTGTTGCAATTATCGATTCAGCAGTTTCAAGAATGCGACCGGTTCTTATGGCATCTTTTACAACCATACTGGGTATGATTCCATTAATCAGTGATGAATTATTTGGAGGAATGGCAGTAGCCATCATGTTTGGATTATTGATTGGTTCCCTTATTACTTTGATTGTTATACCTGTTTTGTTTGCGATTTTTTACAGGGTTTCAACAAAAAACGTAATGGATTTATAA